The DNA window CAAACTGCAATCCTTAAGCCTAGTCCAGAGCAGTTCCCAAAATATGAAGAGCAGCCCCCTGCCATGCCTGAATGTTTCACTCAGAACTTCGTTGAATACCTACACAGAACCTTCAACGGGCCCCAGTTGGCTGCTATTCAATGGGCCGGGACGCATACTGCTGCTGGAACGAGTAGTGGCATGACTAAGAGGCAAGATCCGTGGCCTTTCACTCTGGTTCAAGGGCCTCCAGGAACAGGGAAAACACACACCGTCTGGGGAATGCTAAATGTTATCCATCTTGTTCAGTATCAGCACTATTATACTGCTCTGCTCAAGAAACTTGCTCCTGAAAGTTATAAGCACGCTAATGAGAGCAATTCTGAGAGTGTCAGCACAGGATCAATTGATGAGGTTCTTCAAAGTATGGATCAGAACCTCTTCCGTACACTACCAAAACTCTGTCCGAAACCTAGAATGCTTGTGTGTGCTCCTTCAAATGCAGCCACTGATGAATTGCTTGCACGTGTTCTTGACCGTGGATTCATTGATGGCGAGATGAAAGTCTATCGGCCTGATGTGGCCCGAGTTGGTGTTGATTCACAAACACGCGCTGCACAGGCTGTTTCTGTTGAACGAAGAACCGAACAACTGCTAGTTAAGAGCCGTGAAGAAGTTATTGGATGGATGCAGCAGTTAAGAGTACGCGAAGCTGAATATTCACGTCAGATTGCTTATCTTCAGAGGGAACTAAATGTTGCAGCAGCGGCAGGCCGAGCTCAAGGATCTGTTGGAGTTGATCCTGATGTTCTTGTTGCTCGGGACCAAAGTCGGGATGCATTGCTGCAAAACCTTGCAGCAGCTGTGGAAGCGAGGGATAAAAATCTGGTGGAGTTGTCCCGCCTTCTTATATTAGAAGCAAGGTTTCGTGCTGGTAGTAGCTTCAATCTGGAAGAAGCTCGTGGTCATCTGGAAGCAAGTTTTGCCAATGAAGCTGAGATTGTTTTTACTACAGTTTCAAGTAGTGGGCGTAAATTGTTTTCTCGTCTTACTCATGGTTTTGATATGGTTGTTATTGATGAGGCAGCCCAGGCTAGTGAAGTTGCagttcttcctcctctctctctggGTGCAGCTCGTTGTGTTCTTGTTGGGGATCCACAACAGCTCCCTGCCACTGTTATTAGCAAGGCAGCTGGGACCTTGTTATACAGTAGAAGCCTCTTTGAAAGGTTCCAGCAAGCAGGCTGCCCTACAATGTTGTTATCTGTGCAGTATAGAATGCATCCCCAGATCAGGGATTTCCCATCAAGATACTTCTACCAAGGGCGTCTGACCGATAGTGAAAGCGTAGCTAAACTACCAGATGAGCCTTACTATAAGGATCAATTATTGAGACCTTATGTGTTTTATGATATCACGCATGGACGGGAGTCCCATAGAGGAGGATCTGTCTCTTATCAGAATATTCATGAAGCACAATTTTGTCTCCGCATTTATGAGCATCTTCAGAAGACTTTGAAATCCTTGGGTGTAGGCAAGATTTCCGTTGGCATAATAACACCATACAAACTGCAGTTGAAATGCCTTCAACGTGAGTTTGAGGAGGTTCTGAATTCAGAAGAAGGTAAGGACCTTTATATCAATACTGTAGATGCATTTCAGGGCCAAGAACGTGATGTCATTATAATGTCCTGTGTTCGGGCCTCAAATCATGGTGTGGGCTTCGTTTCTGATATTCGCCGAATGAATGTTGCTCTCACTCGTGCAAGAAGAGCACTGTGGGTACGGGAATTTTCGTTCTCTTACATTTTACCTTGTTGTTTGGCACAtgcacacgcacacgcacacgcacacgcacacgcacacgcacacgcacacgcacacgcacatgcacacgcacacgcacacgccATATTGATGGTGACCCCTACTTACTAGATTTTACGTTTTAATAATAGGTAATGGGCAATGCCAATGCCCTGATTCAATCTGATGACTGGGCTGCATTGATCAATGATGCCAAGGCAAGGAGTTGTTATGCTGACATGGAGTCTCTTCCGAAAGATTTTCTGGTCTCTAAAGGACCTCCTTACACTCCGTTGCCTGGTAAGGCTTCCTCTAACATGAGGGGGTTGAGAACAGTTGGACCAAGACATAGACATTTGGACATGCAGTCTGATTCCAGGTCTGGTACTCCATCGGAAGACGAGGGGAAGTTGAATATatcatcattatcaaggaaTGGAGGACACAGAGATATGAAGCTGCCAGCAGAGAAGTCCTTGGATGATTTCAATCAATCAGGGGAGAAATCTCGAGATTCATGGCATAATGGTTTCCAAAATAAGCAAAGTTCTGCAGGACTGGTGGGGAAGAGAGATTCGTAATCAGAAAATGATATATGGAGATTTTCTCTGCGGCTTGGGGAGTTTTGAGGGCATTAAATTAATATATAATCTTGGGGGGAAAGAAAGCTGCCTGGTTGCGTGTCCACCTGCGCCCAGACGCGGGTGCATGAAATTATTGCCCTATCCCCTATGAAATTAAAAAGTCTCATTCAGATTGGCCCCCACGCTGGTCGGGGCCATGGGAACTGGCGGCCGTCTCTTGCCCATAATCTTATGAAGCTTGCCCCCAGAACTGAACAATTTTAAAGGGAATTAGCTCCATGGATATTTTCTTCTGCAGAAAGCCAAGAGTGGTCAGAACTGGCATATCCTGTTAGTGAAGCCACAGATTGGGAGGATCCAAGAACTAAAAAAGACTCAGCAAGGGGATGCCATTCACTTTATCTTCTGCTTGTCGTCCCATAAGGAACAAAAATGTTAGCAGACTGAATCTGGTGATATGCTTATCCAATAAAAAGAAGGATACTAAGGAAGATGCTTGGCACTCCTCCCCGGGCTTAAAGGAAGATGGTATCTTTGCCAAATCATTTGGTCTTCTTTAATTGGGCTCGCCAAGTGAGGATGACCGCCAggttcttcaaaatttttttcttgtgtaGATTGGGAAATCTTTTACTAAGGCAAGCAATCCACTTGCGCGGGTCTGCAAGCTTCAATCACTGCCAAACAAGATCCAGTACAAGATATCCTGTCTTGAGCGAAATGACTTGGATTGATGAGGGTTTGGGCCAAGCTTCGCCAATGTGCTTGCCAATTTTGTAGCTCTCATGTGAGCATGCAGTCTACTCTGTGGAGGTATTGTGATATAGAGGAGTGTAAGTGGGTTGCTCACAAGAGAGCCCACATTGCATAGAGGCAGTCAGATGCCTTCGGATAAAAGAATGTTTCATATCTTGTAGGTTCGCAGATTCTTCATGCTCCAGTTTTGGGAGGTAAAAATGTGACTGCAGCCTCAGTAGGTATTAATGATATCTTCATTGTGTACAGGCAATTGCATTGTCACCTGAATTGGGGTATTGTACATTGTTAGCTCTGTAATAATATTAATTCTTTTCTTATGTGCTTGTGACATTGGTGGAACATTTTATGCAAGATTCAAGGGGATACCTGGTTCTACATATCTTTGAGACCCAGAAGGGAATGAGGAAACATTCTTTGTCTATCTAATATGGAAATTGGTCTGTGAACCGTATTCTGCTATGGTAGAACTGCTTACCTTCCTCATCcttaacaaagaagaaaaaataaaagggacaaACGCAGTTAAAGTTGCCACTGCAGTTGCATTGATCGCATAGAGGTGGGTTGCAATTGATGCCAAtacagagaaaataaaaactgtTGTCTGAGATGTCTCGAGAGTTCTAAGCGGAGATCAGTTTCTgcaaaggagaaggaaaaaaactaCTTGACTGGTGGACTGCAAGAATTCCGGAGCGCATGCATGGGCTCTACTTGCAATTGCGGTATGTTTCCTCCTCAAATTCCTAATACAAATCATACATCTCTCAATTTTTCTTCTGTTAAAATGGGTAGGAGAGCTTGCTGCTCTCAGCAGTCGGATTGGAATCCAGGTAATTAAAGCAGAGCCCGTGTGGCCAAAAAAGCATGGAGCAAGTTGGATTGCACCATATGGGTCAAGGATGAAAAAGATTGGGAAGAACTAATTAATAAGGAGATTAGAAGGAGTGCATTGTCCAATTGAGAAATGCTTGCTATGAAGGCCCCGGTATGTGCATACTGGA is part of the Macadamia integrifolia cultivar HAES 741 chromosome 9, SCU_Mint_v3, whole genome shotgun sequence genome and encodes:
- the LOC122088956 gene encoding probable helicase senataxin, which codes for MGCRGRPFFDLNEPPAEEDEETDGVLCLQPQKALPSLNSHASDLFSSSEGSQRILNNHAFSHASSVSGFQPFVRPKHVNSSENDVKQKKVDDLNSMNASSTYGEETKTTSPLAAGPADSQGVEREEGEWSDAEGSADAFGMNSDNDKREQSINVNGENAETQELAEKTDLSVTNKASESISCDSQLPQGDKDEFTNIIKDENWSYASSGLDLESSEKMGNNSRHLEANAKGDTNIDGLEELSLVVNKKEVKGIEASHALKCANNPGKRHKLDQHKEAMLGKKRSRQTMFLNLEDVKQAAHIKTSTPRRQTISSPLTARTVKEIRNIPAPAECSVERTGKDQKQGDASFDEGGTLMNIGDQKSESNGDTGQGSQAKSRRLNSVEILAEVHQPPILRQSSWKQPLESRQLKNPLVPARKQAVPNQNSMDLKLGNKKHLPSKKQTANSTQSQDTSVERLLREVTNEKFWHHPEEAELQCVPGRFESMEEYVRVFEPLLFEECRAQLYSTWEEQTETVSSYAHVMVRIKNVERRERGWYDVIVLPMHEFKWTFKEGDVAVLSSPKPGTVRFRRNQPGASEDDVEAGVTGRVAGTVRRHIPIDTRDPPGAILHFYVGDTFDPNSNDDHILKKFHPKGIWFLTVLGSLATTQREYIALHAFRRLNLQMQTAILKPSPEQFPKYEEQPPAMPECFTQNFVEYLHRTFNGPQLAAIQWAGTHTAAGTSSGMTKRQDPWPFTLVQGPPGTGKTHTVWGMLNVIHLVQYQHYYTALLKKLAPESYKHANESNSESVSTGSIDEVLQSMDQNLFRTLPKLCPKPRMLVCAPSNAATDELLARVLDRGFIDGEMKVYRPDVARVGVDSQTRAAQAVSVERRTEQLLVKSREEVIGWMQQLRVREAEYSRQIAYLQRELNVAAAAGRAQGSVGVDPDVLVARDQSRDALLQNLAAAVEARDKNLVELSRLLILEARFRAGSSFNLEEARGHLEASFANEAEIVFTTVSSSGRKLFSRLTHGFDMVVIDEAAQASEVAVLPPLSLGAARCVLVGDPQQLPATVISKAAGTLLYSRSLFERFQQAGCPTMLLSVQYRMHPQIRDFPSRYFYQGRLTDSESVAKLPDEPYYKDQLLRPYVFYDITHGRESHRGGSVSYQNIHEAQFCLRIYEHLQKTLKSLGVGKISVGIITPYKLQLKCLQREFEEVLNSEEGKDLYINTVDAFQGQERDVIIMSCVRASNHGVGFVSDIRRMNVALTRARRALWVMGNANALIQSDDWAALINDAKARSCYADMESLPKDFLVSKGPPYTPLPGKASSNMRGLRTVGPRHRHLDMQSDSRSGTPSEDEGKLNISSLSRNGGHRDMKLPAEKSLDDFNQSGEKSRDSWHNGFQNKQSSAGLVGKRDS